Proteins from a genomic interval of Candidatus Nanopelagicales bacterium:
- a CDS encoding cysteine peptidase family C39 domain-containing protein, translating to MTTVLATTDPPRRHRVRTPARLQMEATECGAASLGIVLAHFGKWVSLEELRDACGTSRDGVNAKSVKVAAQRYGLQVSARRCEPDDLRHHQTPLIIFWRFNHFLVVEGWSKDGWYLNDPALGHRTCSDEEFNESFTGIMLEMKPGPDFVPGGEHRGILRRLGSYLVGSRDGVVLIGVLGVLLIVPQILVPGAARLFVDWLTGGPPVNIETLLTVLVLIAVLQAGLIGLQGAIGMRLATKLSIVLQSRMMARILLLPAAFHAMRGSAALAQRSLQPAGVAATVSGIFSTLAVGVISSSTAILLLLVSYPPAGVVALVAVAGVVGALQWSSRLRRMLAMRMVREQSEVSIVSAGTLGQVEVVKASGAEDHSIARWTSAHNRFLAALQELGERTVLVSQLPGFVVTVGNAAVTIVGLYGVTSGRLTLGGFVAVQTLLGLALAPAATIVSQMQQAETLTGELDQIDDVLNTPLPIRTPPVDPRPATLVGEVALRGVTFGYDPNRPPLLRDLDLTIAPGARVALVGPSGCGKSTVARLLVGLYQPWAGEVLIDGQPRDWWPEQVLHTQMGLVDQDPVIFAGSFRDNITLWDPTIGEAAVLQAAVDAGIHDDIARRPGSYDGLLREGGDDLSGGQRQRLEIARALVRNPAVIIMDEATSALDAATEGHIDAAIRRRGASCLIVAHRLSTVRDADEILVLEKGAVVERGRHDELIGHDGPYRRLVTA from the coding sequence ATGACCACGGTGCTGGCGACCACCGACCCGCCCCGCCGGCACCGGGTGCGCACCCCCGCGCGGCTGCAGATGGAGGCCACCGAATGCGGCGCTGCTTCGCTGGGAATCGTGCTCGCCCACTTCGGCAAATGGGTCTCGCTCGAAGAGTTGCGCGACGCCTGCGGTACGTCGCGGGATGGGGTCAATGCCAAGTCGGTCAAGGTCGCGGCCCAACGGTATGGGCTCCAAGTCTCTGCGCGTCGCTGCGAACCCGACGACCTGCGCCACCACCAGACGCCTTTGATCATCTTCTGGCGGTTCAACCACTTCCTGGTCGTCGAGGGTTGGTCCAAAGACGGTTGGTACCTGAACGACCCGGCTCTGGGTCATCGCACCTGCAGTGACGAGGAGTTCAACGAGTCCTTCACCGGAATCATGCTCGAGATGAAGCCCGGCCCCGATTTTGTCCCCGGGGGCGAACACCGGGGCATCCTGCGCCGTCTCGGTTCCTACCTGGTGGGTTCCCGCGACGGTGTCGTGCTGATCGGCGTACTGGGCGTGCTGCTGATTGTCCCGCAGATTCTGGTCCCCGGGGCCGCTCGCCTGTTCGTCGACTGGTTGACCGGTGGGCCACCGGTGAACATCGAGACGTTGTTGACCGTCCTGGTGCTCATTGCCGTCCTGCAGGCAGGACTCATCGGGCTTCAAGGCGCCATCGGCATGCGCCTCGCCACCAAACTGTCCATCGTCCTGCAGTCCCGGATGATGGCTCGGATCTTGCTGCTCCCCGCCGCGTTCCATGCCATGCGTGGGTCAGCGGCCCTCGCGCAACGGTCCCTGCAGCCCGCAGGGGTGGCGGCGACCGTGTCGGGTATCTTCTCGACCCTCGCGGTCGGCGTCATCAGCAGCAGCACGGCGATCCTGCTGCTCCTCGTCAGTTACCCACCCGCAGGGGTGGTCGCGCTGGTCGCGGTCGCCGGTGTCGTCGGGGCACTGCAGTGGTCGTCCCGGCTCCGTCGCATGCTGGCGATGCGCATGGTGCGCGAGCAGTCCGAGGTCTCGATCGTCAGCGCCGGCACTTTGGGTCAGGTCGAAGTGGTCAAGGCGTCCGGGGCGGAAGACCATTCGATCGCGCGCTGGACCAGCGCCCACAACAGGTTCCTCGCTGCGCTGCAGGAGCTCGGGGAACGGACCGTCCTGGTGTCCCAGTTGCCCGGGTTCGTGGTCACCGTAGGAAACGCGGCCGTCACGATCGTCGGACTGTACGGGGTGACCAGCGGTCGGCTGACCCTCGGCGGATTCGTGGCGGTCCAGACTCTCCTGGGACTCGCGCTGGCTCCGGCCGCGACGATCGTGAGTCAGATGCAACAGGCCGAGACCTTGACCGGCGAACTGGATCAGATCGACGACGTGCTCAACACGCCGCTGCCCATTCGAACGCCACCAGTCGACCCGCGGCCCGCAACCCTGGTCGGCGAGGTGGCATTGCGCGGGGTGACGTTCGGGTACGACCCGAACCGTCCTCCGCTGCTGCGCGACCTCGACCTCACCATCGCGCCCGGCGCGAGGGTCGCGCTGGTGGGTCCCAGCGGTTGTGGCAAGTCAACGGTCGCTCGGCTGTTGGTCGGGCTGTATCAGCCATGGGCGGGCGAGGTGCTCATCGACGGGCAGCCGCGGGACTGGTGGCCCGAGCAGGTGCTGCACACGCAGATGGGGCTCGTCGATCAGGATCCCGTGATCTTCGCGGGGTCCTTCCGCGACAACATCACCTTGTGGGATCCGACGATCGGCGAAGCCGCGGTGCTGCAGGCCGCGGTCGACGCGGGGATTCACGACGACATCGCGCGGCGGCCCGGCTCCTACGACGGGCTGCTGCGCGAGGGGGGTGACGATCTGTCGGGCGGCCAGCGTCAGCGTCTGGAGATCGCCCGTGCCCTGGTGCGCAACCCCGCGGTCATCATCATGGATGAGGCGACATCCGCCCTCGATGCGGCAACCGAAGGTCATATCGACGCCGCCATCCGGCGGCGCGGCGCTTCGTGTCTGATCGTTGCGCACCGGTTGTCCACGGTGCGTGATGCCGACGAGATCCTGGTGCTCGAGAAGGGCGCCGTGGTGGAGCGGGGCAGGCACGATGAGCTCATCGGTCACGACGGCCCCTACCGGCGGCTGGTGACGGCATGA
- a CDS encoding acyltransferase family protein gives MTTPLAPARADPAISGSRWRYIPGFDGIRAIAVVGVLVYHSGVTLFPGGFLGVDVFFVLSGFLITSLLLEQLESRGTVSFRGFYAGRARRLLPPLAVLLLLCSVLVLTVARDAAAQFREHAVAAFFYVTNWAFIAQDQSYFEAMGRPALLQHLWSLAVEEQFYLLWPLMLYGLYRWSGRYAVGVAAFAGALASTVLMTSWAVFADMPASADASRLYFGTDTHCMGLLLGAAVATVWRPTRLSEHLGPAQRTGLNVIGWLGVAGILAAFVLVREDSVWLYRGGFLVVAVVSVAAVAMAAHPAISFGGILGREPLRYLGRRSYGLYLYHWPIFLVLRPGVDLPFDGIPVIVVRLGLTLVVAELSYRFVEMPIRRRGLERTWRAWTERGRLRAVALATATLGVAAAVVTVAAASVASVPAPRDVLAGRTAVGQDRTDKSAAQRAAELDGEQNPGPDPMIAPDYSDQYVTAIGDSVMLGAASGLSRRLPYVGIDAEVSRDWPGVAEAIATRRSWGTLGESVVIHTGTNGPADPDGIASILRSLRDRDVVVLVTVNTPHWWMTDSNRVLNDAAQRWPNVRLADWAAVSRGHPEYFVADGTHLTSAGIDAYARLIRQTLRGDAAVALD, from the coding sequence TTGACCACTCCGCTCGCCCCCGCTCGCGCTGATCCTGCCATCAGCGGATCACGCTGGCGGTACATCCCGGGTTTCGACGGGATCCGCGCCATCGCGGTCGTCGGGGTACTCGTCTACCACAGCGGAGTGACGCTGTTCCCGGGCGGATTCCTGGGCGTCGACGTGTTCTTCGTCCTGTCCGGCTTCCTGATCACGTCGCTGTTGCTGGAGCAGCTCGAATCGCGCGGCACCGTCTCGTTCCGTGGCTTCTACGCCGGGCGGGCCCGCCGATTGCTGCCCCCGCTCGCGGTGCTCCTCCTCCTGTGCTCCGTACTCGTCCTGACCGTCGCACGCGACGCTGCCGCTCAATTCCGCGAACACGCGGTAGCCGCGTTCTTCTATGTGACCAACTGGGCGTTCATCGCCCAGGATCAGTCCTACTTCGAGGCCATGGGTCGGCCGGCCCTGCTGCAGCATCTGTGGTCGTTGGCGGTGGAGGAGCAGTTCTACTTGCTCTGGCCACTGATGCTGTACGGGTTGTACCGCTGGTCGGGGCGCTACGCCGTCGGTGTGGCTGCCTTTGCCGGAGCTCTTGCATCGACGGTCCTCATGACCTCGTGGGCGGTGTTCGCGGACATGCCGGCCAGTGCCGATGCCAGTCGGCTGTACTTCGGCACGGACACGCACTGCATGGGTCTGTTACTCGGCGCTGCCGTCGCGACGGTGTGGCGCCCCACGCGATTGTCCGAGCATCTCGGGCCAGCGCAGCGGACGGGACTCAACGTCATCGGTTGGCTGGGGGTCGCCGGCATCCTCGCCGCATTCGTCTTGGTGCGGGAAGACTCGGTGTGGTTGTACCGCGGGGGGTTCCTCGTCGTGGCAGTGGTGAGTGTCGCCGCCGTGGCGATGGCCGCTCACCCGGCGATCTCCTTCGGCGGAATCCTGGGACGTGAACCGCTGCGGTACCTGGGGCGGCGCTCCTACGGTCTCTATCTGTACCACTGGCCGATCTTCTTGGTCTTGCGTCCCGGAGTGGACCTGCCGTTCGACGGGATTCCGGTGATCGTGGTGCGGCTCGGGCTCACCTTGGTCGTGGCTGAACTGTCCTACCGGTTCGTGGAAATGCCGATCCGACGCCGGGGGCTGGAACGTACGTGGCGGGCATGGACCGAGCGCGGACGGCTGCGAGCGGTGGCCTTGGCCACCGCCACCCTGGGTGTCGCCGCGGCGGTGGTCACTGTCGCCGCAGCATCGGTGGCGTCGGTTCCAGCGCCGCGCGACGTGCTGGCGGGCCGGACCGCCGTCGGCCAGGATCGAACGGACAAGTCGGCGGCGCAACGTGCGGCTGAGCTCGACGGGGAGCAGAACCCAGGCCCGGACCCGATGATCGCGCCGGACTATTCGGATCAGTACGTGACCGCCATCGGTGACTCGGTCATGCTCGGTGCCGCCTCAGGGTTGTCGCGGAGGCTGCCGTACGTCGGCATTGACGCAGAGGTCTCGCGCGACTGGCCCGGTGTGGCGGAGGCGATCGCCACCCGTCGGTCGTGGGGAACCCTCGGCGAGTCCGTGGTCATCCACACCGGGACCAACGGTCCCGCCGACCCCGACGGGATCGCCTCCATCCTGCGGTCATTGCGCGACCGTGACGTCGTCGTGCTCGTGACCGTGAACACCCCCCACTGGTGGATGACCGACAGCAACCGAGTGCTGAACGATGCCGCACAGCGGTGGCCGAATGTACGACTGGCCGACTGGGCCGCCGTGTCCCGGGGTCACCCGGAGTACTTCGTCGCG
- a CDS encoding HlyD family efflux transporter periplasmic adaptor subunit has product MTAPGTPELPRPVPGRQPAPLYRAKAVQALDSTDRLDQLLPVTSLRLWLIAVAAAILVLGGVAYAAVTPRNVTVTGGGRIVDKGGVTLVTASVPGQFGKYTVAAGSKVELGQLVGYVVSGDRKVPQRAQRAGTLLGYLLRPGDPVDVGEWIAEIARKVDDGTTALMMVDPDEAAKLVAGQPVTLSVIGGPTVSGQVGPQRSGALSPARVQEGLGLLEPPSEPMVVIELDLDEPAPPGVEFEAVVLVSERTLLRQLLGMS; this is encoded by the coding sequence ATGACAGCACCGGGAACTCCGGAACTCCCGCGGCCCGTGCCGGGGCGACAACCCGCGCCGCTGTACCGCGCCAAGGCGGTCCAGGCGCTCGATTCCACCGACCGGCTCGACCAACTTCTGCCCGTCACATCTCTGCGGCTGTGGTTGATCGCCGTGGCCGCGGCGATCCTTGTGCTCGGCGGCGTCGCCTACGCCGCCGTCACTCCCCGAAACGTGACCGTGACCGGCGGCGGGCGCATCGTGGACAAGGGCGGGGTCACCTTGGTGACGGCATCGGTTCCCGGCCAGTTCGGCAAATACACCGTGGCTGCGGGAAGCAAGGTCGAACTCGGCCAACTCGTCGGCTACGTGGTCAGCGGCGACCGTAAGGTTCCCCAGCGCGCCCAGCGCGCCGGTACTCTGCTCGGCTACCTGCTGCGGCCGGGAGACCCGGTCGACGTCGGCGAATGGATCGCCGAGATCGCGCGCAAGGTCGACGACGGGACCACCGCGCTGATGATGGTCGACCCCGACGAAGCCGCCAAGCTGGTGGCGGGGCAACCGGTCACCTTGTCAGTGATCGGAGGACCGACCGTCTCCGGTCAGGTGGGGCCGCAACGCAGTGGCGCCCTCTCACCCGCCCGGGTGCAGGAGGGCTTGGGACTGCTGGAGCCGCCGTCCGAACCCATGGTCGTGATCGAGTTGGATCTGGATGAACCCGCTCCACCGGGAGTCGAGTTCGAGGCCGTCGTATTGGTCAGTGAACGGACCCTGCTCCGGCAGTTGCTGGGCATGTCATGA
- a CDS encoding ATP-binding cassette domain-containing protein: MGPSGCGKSTLLRLLLGLEDPGSGIVSYDGRDLSGLDRSSVRRQIGTVMQGSQLMPGSIRENVDLGRGLTTDEVWQALADAAVAEEIRDMPMGLSTVVIEGSGAVSGGQRQRILLARALAGRPRILILDEATSALDNVSQAAVVASLDRLAITRLVVAHRLSTIEQADRVVMLADGRVAAQGTYEQLMDEDGPFRDLVQRQQI, from the coding sequence GTGGGCCCGTCGGGATGCGGCAAGAGCACTTTGCTGCGTCTGTTGTTGGGCCTGGAAGACCCGGGATCCGGCATCGTGTCGTACGACGGACGGGACCTGTCCGGGCTCGACCGTTCGTCCGTGCGCCGCCAGATCGGGACGGTCATGCAGGGCTCACAGCTGATGCCGGGCAGCATCCGTGAGAACGTCGACTTGGGTCGCGGGCTCACCACAGACGAGGTCTGGCAGGCGCTGGCGGATGCGGCCGTCGCCGAGGAGATCCGGGATATGCCGATGGGGCTTTCGACGGTGGTGATCGAAGGGTCCGGGGCGGTCTCCGGTGGGCAGCGCCAACGGATCTTGCTCGCGCGCGCCCTCGCCGGCCGCCCCCGGATTCTCATCCTCGACGAGGCAACTTCGGCCCTGGACAACGTCAGCCAGGCGGCAGTCGTGGCGAGCCTGGACCGATTGGCCATCACCCGGCTCGTGGTCGCTCACCGGCTCTCCACCATCGAGCAGGCCGATCGAGTGGTCATGCTCGCAGACGGCAGGGTCGCCGCACAGGGGACCTATGAGCAGCTCATGGATGAAGACGGCCCGTTCCGCGACCTTGTGCAGCGGCAACAGATATGA